A single genomic interval of Apteryx mantelli isolate bAptMan1 chromosome 19, bAptMan1.hap1, whole genome shotgun sequence harbors:
- the LOC106492263 gene encoding alpha-N-acetylgalactosaminide alpha-2,6-sialyltransferase 2-like isoform X2, with protein MAFVLVAALLSLLLLLLLPAQWKLWPKLSRTPVNSQGPGALVTAAPEQVTQPQHRAPAPTLWPSLGDTYGQDKTYCSSKCPSSIRKKIMATEFKDIFLETIPVLQWAQHAREDEYQRLRRYTGAHGWKEVSWDVLKASLSLLNTSANGFLFDTHIQGPGAPAPCIRCAVVGNGGILNGSRMGRTIDAHDYVFRVNGAITAGFEKDVGNRTSFYVFSTNTMMNSMNSYAAEGFQHPPQTPETRYVFLPDHDRDYLLLWAAVTHQRVDRGRDKGAWPQKYFGQDLLAEKFKMLHPDFVRYLRNRFLWANILATPWWALYRPSTGAVMLLAAIHTCDEVSAFGFLTPDYQAYSDHYFDRTRKRVQFFTNHDLKKEMKLWQRLQRSGLLSLYTGKEGT; from the exons ATGGCCTTTGTGCTGGTGGCcgccctcctctccctgctgctgctgctgctgctccccgcgCAATGGAAGTTGTGGCCCAAACTCTCCAG GACTCCCGTCAACTCTCAAGGGCCTGGAGCCCTTGTGACAGCAGCCCCGGAGCAGGTGACACAGCCACAACACAGGGCCCCTGCTCCCACCCTGTGGCCAAGCCTTGGGGACACGTATGGGCAGGACAAGACCTACTGTAGCTCG AAGTGCCCCAGCAGCATTAGGAAGAAGATcatggctacagagttcaaggacaTCTTCCTGGAGACCATTCCGGTGCTGCAGTGGGCACAGCACGCCCGGGAGGATGAGTACCAGCGTCTCCGGAGATACACAGGGGCTCACGGCTGGAAGGAAGTCAGCTGGGATG TCCTGAAGGCATCTCTCTCCCTTCTGAACACGTCAGCCAACGGGTTCCTGTTTGACACCCACATCCAGGGGCCGGGTGCCCCTGCGCCCTGCATCCGCTGTGCAGTGGTGGGCAACGGTGGCATCCTCAACGGCTCCCGCATGGGCCGCACCATCGATGCCCATGACTACGTGTTCAG GGTCAACGGGGCCATCACTGCAGGCTTTGAGAAGGATGTTGGCAACAGGACGTCCTTCTATGTCTTCTCCACCAACACCATGATGAACTCGATGAACAGCTATGCTGCGGAGGGCTTCCAGCACCCTCCTCAAACGCCG GAGACCCGCTATGTCTTCCTCCCAGACCACGACCGAGACTACCTGCTGCTCTGGGCGGCTGTGACCCACCAGCGTGTGGACAGGGGCAGGGACAAGGGGGCCTG GCCCCAGAAGTATTTTGGACAGGACCTGCTGGCAGAGAAGTTTAAGATGCTCCATCCAGACTTTGTCCGCTATCTCAGGAACCG ATTCCTCTGGGCCAACATCTTGGCCACTCCGTGGTGGGCGCTGTACCGGCCCTCCACCGGGGCCGTGATGCTCCTGGCCGCCATCCACACCTGCGACGAG GTGAGCGCCTTCGGGTTCCTGACGCCGGACTACCAGGCGTACTCGGACCACTACTTCGACCGCACGCGCAAGCGGGTGCAGTTCTTCACCAACCACGACCTGAAGAAGGAGATGAAGCTGTGGCAGCGGCTCCAGCGCAGCGGGCTCCTGAGCCTCTACACCGGGAAGGAGGGGACGTGA
- the LOC106492263 gene encoding alpha-N-acetylgalactosaminide alpha-2,6-sialyltransferase 2-like isoform X1, with translation MAFVLVAALLSLLLLLLLPAQWKLWPKLSSRTPVNSQGPGALVTAAPEQVTQPQHRAPAPTLWPSLGDTYGQDKTYCSSKCPSSIRKKIMATEFKDIFLETIPVLQWAQHAREDEYQRLRRYTGAHGWKEVSWDVLKASLSLLNTSANGFLFDTHIQGPGAPAPCIRCAVVGNGGILNGSRMGRTIDAHDYVFRVNGAITAGFEKDVGNRTSFYVFSTNTMMNSMNSYAAEGFQHPPQTPETRYVFLPDHDRDYLLLWAAVTHQRVDRGRDKGAWPQKYFGQDLLAEKFKMLHPDFVRYLRNRFLWANILATPWWALYRPSTGAVMLLAAIHTCDEVSAFGFLTPDYQAYSDHYFDRTRKRVQFFTNHDLKKEMKLWQRLQRSGLLSLYTGKEGT, from the exons ATGGCCTTTGTGCTGGTGGCcgccctcctctccctgctgctgctgctgctgctccccgcgCAATGGAAGTTGTGGCCCAAACTCTCCAG CAGGACTCCCGTCAACTCTCAAGGGCCTGGAGCCCTTGTGACAGCAGCCCCGGAGCAGGTGACACAGCCACAACACAGGGCCCCTGCTCCCACCCTGTGGCCAAGCCTTGGGGACACGTATGGGCAGGACAAGACCTACTGTAGCTCG AAGTGCCCCAGCAGCATTAGGAAGAAGATcatggctacagagttcaaggacaTCTTCCTGGAGACCATTCCGGTGCTGCAGTGGGCACAGCACGCCCGGGAGGATGAGTACCAGCGTCTCCGGAGATACACAGGGGCTCACGGCTGGAAGGAAGTCAGCTGGGATG TCCTGAAGGCATCTCTCTCCCTTCTGAACACGTCAGCCAACGGGTTCCTGTTTGACACCCACATCCAGGGGCCGGGTGCCCCTGCGCCCTGCATCCGCTGTGCAGTGGTGGGCAACGGTGGCATCCTCAACGGCTCCCGCATGGGCCGCACCATCGATGCCCATGACTACGTGTTCAG GGTCAACGGGGCCATCACTGCAGGCTTTGAGAAGGATGTTGGCAACAGGACGTCCTTCTATGTCTTCTCCACCAACACCATGATGAACTCGATGAACAGCTATGCTGCGGAGGGCTTCCAGCACCCTCCTCAAACGCCG GAGACCCGCTATGTCTTCCTCCCAGACCACGACCGAGACTACCTGCTGCTCTGGGCGGCTGTGACCCACCAGCGTGTGGACAGGGGCAGGGACAAGGGGGCCTG GCCCCAGAAGTATTTTGGACAGGACCTGCTGGCAGAGAAGTTTAAGATGCTCCATCCAGACTTTGTCCGCTATCTCAGGAACCG ATTCCTCTGGGCCAACATCTTGGCCACTCCGTGGTGGGCGCTGTACCGGCCCTCCACCGGGGCCGTGATGCTCCTGGCCGCCATCCACACCTGCGACGAG GTGAGCGCCTTCGGGTTCCTGACGCCGGACTACCAGGCGTACTCGGACCACTACTTCGACCGCACGCGCAAGCGGGTGCAGTTCTTCACCAACCACGACCTGAAGAAGGAGATGAAGCTGTGGCAGCGGCTCCAGCGCAGCGGGCTCCTGAGCCTCTACACCGGGAAGGAGGGGACGTGA
- the LOC106492263 gene encoding alpha-N-acetylgalactosaminide alpha-2,6-sialyltransferase 2-like isoform X3, with translation MAFVLVAALLSLLLLLLLPAQWKLWPKLSSRTPVNSQGPGALVTAAPEQVTQPQHRAPAPTLWPSLGDTYGQDKTYCSSKCPSSIRKKIMATEFKDIFLETIPVLQWAQHAREDEYQRLRRYTGAHGWKEVSWDANGFLFDTHIQGPGAPAPCIRCAVVGNGGILNGSRMGRTIDAHDYVFRVNGAITAGFEKDVGNRTSFYVFSTNTMMNSMNSYAAEGFQHPPQTPETRYVFLPDHDRDYLLLWAAVTHQRVDRGRDKGAWPQKYFGQDLLAEKFKMLHPDFVRYLRNRFLWANILATPWWALYRPSTGAVMLLAAIHTCDEVSAFGFLTPDYQAYSDHYFDRTRKRVQFFTNHDLKKEMKLWQRLQRSGLLSLYTGKEGT, from the exons ATGGCCTTTGTGCTGGTGGCcgccctcctctccctgctgctgctgctgctgctccccgcgCAATGGAAGTTGTGGCCCAAACTCTCCAG CAGGACTCCCGTCAACTCTCAAGGGCCTGGAGCCCTTGTGACAGCAGCCCCGGAGCAGGTGACACAGCCACAACACAGGGCCCCTGCTCCCACCCTGTGGCCAAGCCTTGGGGACACGTATGGGCAGGACAAGACCTACTGTAGCTCG AAGTGCCCCAGCAGCATTAGGAAGAAGATcatggctacagagttcaaggacaTCTTCCTGGAGACCATTCCGGTGCTGCAGTGGGCACAGCACGCCCGGGAGGATGAGTACCAGCGTCTCCGGAGATACACAGGGGCTCACGGCTGGAAGGAAGTCAGCTGGGATG CCAACGGGTTCCTGTTTGACACCCACATCCAGGGGCCGGGTGCCCCTGCGCCCTGCATCCGCTGTGCAGTGGTGGGCAACGGTGGCATCCTCAACGGCTCCCGCATGGGCCGCACCATCGATGCCCATGACTACGTGTTCAG GGTCAACGGGGCCATCACTGCAGGCTTTGAGAAGGATGTTGGCAACAGGACGTCCTTCTATGTCTTCTCCACCAACACCATGATGAACTCGATGAACAGCTATGCTGCGGAGGGCTTCCAGCACCCTCCTCAAACGCCG GAGACCCGCTATGTCTTCCTCCCAGACCACGACCGAGACTACCTGCTGCTCTGGGCGGCTGTGACCCACCAGCGTGTGGACAGGGGCAGGGACAAGGGGGCCTG GCCCCAGAAGTATTTTGGACAGGACCTGCTGGCAGAGAAGTTTAAGATGCTCCATCCAGACTTTGTCCGCTATCTCAGGAACCG ATTCCTCTGGGCCAACATCTTGGCCACTCCGTGGTGGGCGCTGTACCGGCCCTCCACCGGGGCCGTGATGCTCCTGGCCGCCATCCACACCTGCGACGAG GTGAGCGCCTTCGGGTTCCTGACGCCGGACTACCAGGCGTACTCGGACCACTACTTCGACCGCACGCGCAAGCGGGTGCAGTTCTTCACCAACCACGACCTGAAGAAGGAGATGAAGCTGTGGCAGCGGCTCCAGCGCAGCGGGCTCCTGAGCCTCTACACCGGGAAGGAGGGGACGTGA
- the LOC106492263 gene encoding alpha-N-acetylgalactosaminide alpha-2,6-sialyltransferase 2-like isoform X4: MEVVAQTLQKCPSSIRKKIMATEFKDIFLETIPVLQWAQHAREDEYQRLRRYTGAHGWKEVSWDVLKASLSLLNTSANGFLFDTHIQGPGAPAPCIRCAVVGNGGILNGSRMGRTIDAHDYVFRVNGAITAGFEKDVGNRTSFYVFSTNTMMNSMNSYAAEGFQHPPQTPETRYVFLPDHDRDYLLLWAAVTHQRVDRGRDKGAWPQKYFGQDLLAEKFKMLHPDFVRYLRNRFLWANILATPWWALYRPSTGAVMLLAAIHTCDEVSAFGFLTPDYQAYSDHYFDRTRKRVQFFTNHDLKKEMKLWQRLQRSGLLSLYTGKEGT, from the exons ATGGAAGTTGTGGCCCAAACTCTCCAG AAGTGCCCCAGCAGCATTAGGAAGAAGATcatggctacagagttcaaggacaTCTTCCTGGAGACCATTCCGGTGCTGCAGTGGGCACAGCACGCCCGGGAGGATGAGTACCAGCGTCTCCGGAGATACACAGGGGCTCACGGCTGGAAGGAAGTCAGCTGGGATG TCCTGAAGGCATCTCTCTCCCTTCTGAACACGTCAGCCAACGGGTTCCTGTTTGACACCCACATCCAGGGGCCGGGTGCCCCTGCGCCCTGCATCCGCTGTGCAGTGGTGGGCAACGGTGGCATCCTCAACGGCTCCCGCATGGGCCGCACCATCGATGCCCATGACTACGTGTTCAG GGTCAACGGGGCCATCACTGCAGGCTTTGAGAAGGATGTTGGCAACAGGACGTCCTTCTATGTCTTCTCCACCAACACCATGATGAACTCGATGAACAGCTATGCTGCGGAGGGCTTCCAGCACCCTCCTCAAACGCCG GAGACCCGCTATGTCTTCCTCCCAGACCACGACCGAGACTACCTGCTGCTCTGGGCGGCTGTGACCCACCAGCGTGTGGACAGGGGCAGGGACAAGGGGGCCTG GCCCCAGAAGTATTTTGGACAGGACCTGCTGGCAGAGAAGTTTAAGATGCTCCATCCAGACTTTGTCCGCTATCTCAGGAACCG ATTCCTCTGGGCCAACATCTTGGCCACTCCGTGGTGGGCGCTGTACCGGCCCTCCACCGGGGCCGTGATGCTCCTGGCCGCCATCCACACCTGCGACGAG GTGAGCGCCTTCGGGTTCCTGACGCCGGACTACCAGGCGTACTCGGACCACTACTTCGACCGCACGCGCAAGCGGGTGCAGTTCTTCACCAACCACGACCTGAAGAAGGAGATGAAGCTGTGGCAGCGGCTCCAGCGCAGCGGGCTCCTGAGCCTCTACACCGGGAAGGAGGGGACGTGA